The following proteins come from a genomic window of Aspergillus luchuensis IFO 4308 DNA, chromosome 3, nearly complete sequence:
- a CDS encoding uncharacterized protein (COG:S;~EggNog:ENOG410PVHI;~InterPro:IPR036864,IPR007219,IPR001138;~PFAM:PF00172,PF04082;~TransMembrane:4 (o230-249i270-287o293-313i530-548o);~go_function: GO:0000981 - DNA-binding transcription factor activity, RNA polymerase II-specific [Evidence IEA];~go_function: GO:0003677 - DNA binding [Evidence IEA];~go_function: GO:0008270 - zinc ion binding [Evidence IEA];~go_process: GO:0006351 - transcription, DNA-templated [Evidence IEA];~go_process: GO:0006355 - regulation of transcription, DNA-templated [Evidence IEA]), with protein sequence MSKIPTNPPGDSNSIPQAATAQQLNRSCESCRRLKVRCLPDPSTPNQCQRCVKANRPCIFVAPQRRRPRKRTDSRVAQLEREMRQMRSLLKDRLRVDESSAESVGSEREDSREPDLGPSINDSMPAGSDPPSSASGSARPMDFSPSFPSNSPYPNTFDGGATPGLASNPVSSSYSLEATLERDVVGQGLISLEYANDLVAFFITELTAFAPIVVLPPDTTAYQLRCSKPVLFLSVIAAAAVSLDANLAAALNREMIRVYAERFFINGDKSLELVQALLLMIVFYFPPDSPLKLQFYQYTHIAATMALEIGLASKRRVPQSSSRRTNKKSAYDEPMAEQARAILFCYHLTSIVAMKTRRPNLLLFNDWMSECVKHLERSPNAVDRHMATWFELQRVVDEAMTSFGLDDTSSTAPLTESRLQAVLRWFDNRMQTWKKDLSMEMHTVPMNFEYHYTNLAIYELAVGEGYRDPDAIKQQYYTLPSLENSDKSKSAPLSAVRVDFTIKWLNAAHEMLDFFLGCDTEMLRKIPNLIYTRVGVAILSLLKIYFSVRSGALGEFVTAESVNVEKYLDALTRRLAEASGGQKYKIPSRWYLVVAIKARNWYDRFEQKQMQRNAGFVPQLSAGTPISPSHAAPQNQLPFDPSQPNASLVMKTEYSSMVPFQAMNVNYGVPPPTDQIWQPDQSGGYQNMVHMNTFAGYQPAMLPPHFGYDVQQQRTPPESGQQGNPSPARTGMELDEWMPDGSIFAMPSLPGF encoded by the exons ATGTCGAAAATACCCACAAATCCTCCAGGCGACTCAAATTCGATACCCCAGGCGGCGACCGCGCAACAATTAAACCGGTCATGCGAATCGTGTCGAAGACTGAAAGTCCGTTGCTTACCCGATCCTTCGACGCCCAACCAATGCCAACGATGTGTGAAAGCCAACAGACCCTGTATCTTCGTGGCGCCCCAAAGGCGGCGACCACGCAAGCGGACTGACTCGCGGGTCGCTCagctggagagagagatgcgACAGATGCGCTCTTTACTCAAAGACAGGTTACGCGTGGATGAAAGCAGTGCCGAAAGCGTCGGCAGCGAAAGAGAGGACTCTCGGGAACCCGACCTGGGGCCGAGCATCAATGATTCGATGCCCGCAGGTTCAGATCCTCCAAGCAGCGCATCGGGATCGGCTAGACCCATGGACTTTTCACCTAGCTTCCCTTCAAACTCTCCATATCCCAATACCTTCGACGGCGGTGCCACTCCCGGCCTAGCTTCCAATCCTGTATCGTCGAGCTATTCGCTTGAAGCAACTTTAGAAAGGGACGTCGTCGGTCAAGGCTTGATATCACTGGAATACGCCAACGATTTAGTCGCCTTCTTTATCACTGAGCTCACAGCCTTTGCTCCAATCGTCGTATTGCCCCCAGATACAACTGCTTACCAACTGCGTTGCTCGAAGCCGGTGCTGTTCCTCTCAGTCATTGCCGCAGCAGCTGTCTCGTTGGATGCCAACCTGGCCGCTGCCCTCAACCGCGAGATGATTCGAGTGTATGCCGAACGCTTCTTCATTAATGGCGACAAGTCCTTGGAATTAGTCCAGGCATTGTTGCTCATGATTGTCTTTTACTTCCCGCCCGACTCTCCTTTGAAACTGCAATTCTATCAGTATACTCATATAGCGGCCACGATGGCCCTGGAGATTGGCTTGGCTTCAAAACGACGAGTGCCCCAAAGCTCCAGTCGCAGAACGAATAAAAAGAGCGCATATGATGAGCCAATGGCGGAACAAGCGAGAGCCATCTTGTTCTGCTATCATTTGACATCCAT TGTCGCTATGAAAACACGCCGGCCGAATTTGCTTCTCTTTAACGACTGGATGAGCGAGTGTGTGAAGCACTTGGAACGCTCGCCAAATGCAGTCGATAGACACATGGCCACTTGGTTTGAGCTTCAGCGAGTAGTTGATGAGGCGATGACATCCTTTGGGCTTGACGACACGAGTTCGACTGCCCCGCTTACCGAGTCGCGTCTGCAAGCCGTCCTGAGGTGGTTTGACAACCGGATGCAGACATGGAAGAAAGATCTATCCATGGAGATGCATACAG TGCCCATGAATTTCGAGTACCATTACACCAACCTCGCGATCTATGAGCTTGCTGTTGGAGAAGGTTACCGAGATCCTGATGCGATCAAGCAACAATATTATACTCTCCCATCACTGGAAAACAGTGACAAGTCAAAAAGCGCGCCACTGAGTGCGGTCCGTGTAGACTTCACGATCAAGTGGCTGAACGCCGCCCACGAGATGCTCGACTTCTTCCTAGGCTGTGACACGGAGATGCTGCGGAAGATCCCCAACCTCATCTACACCCGGGTCGGAGTGGCCATCCTGTCTCTGCTCAAAATCTACTTCTCCGTTAGATCTGGCGCTCTAGGGGAGTTCGTGACTGCCGAGTCCGTAAATGTCGAGAAATATCTGGATGCATTGACCAGGCGACTAGCGGAGGCAAGCGGTGGTCAGAAGTACAAAATCCCCAGCCGATGGTATCTTGTCGTTGCCATCAAGGCTCGAAATTGGTATGACCGCTTTGAGCAGAAACAGATGCAGAGAAATGCTGGTTTCGTTCCTCAATTGAGCGCTGGTACGCCAATCTCTCCGAGTCATGCCGCCCCTCAGAATCAGCTGCCATTTGACCCATCACAGCCAAATGCGTCCCTGGTGATGAAGACGGAGTACTCCTCCATGGTTCCTTTCCAGGCGATGAATGTGAATTACGGCGTACCGCCGCCGACGGATCAGATATGGCAACCCGACCAGAGCGGAGGTTACCAAAACATGGTTCACATGAATACCTTTGCCGGCTATCAGCCTGCAATGTTGCCTCCTCACTTTGGATATGATGTACAGCAACAGCGAACACCGCCAGAGAGCGGTCAGCAAGGAAACCCATCACCGGCCAGAACGGGCATGGAGCTTGATGAGTGGATGCCGGACGGCAGTATTTTTGCGATGCCCAGCTTGCCTGGATTCTGA
- a CDS encoding putative mannosylphosphorylation protein (Mnn4) (COG:S;~EggNog:ENOG410PMYI;~InterPro:IPR009644,IPR007074;~SECRETED:SignalP(1-24)): protein MWSSTPRLILGLYGLLSAVGSASADVDFMSVRPDMVKDYSGKGGEPGEKYFKESSFHYHYDGRFADEPLSEAETVPHLSELIRTYLSTMADLGAETWIMHGTLLAWWWNQKIFPWDNDLDVQISEPTIHFLADYYNMTEHHFEISGVDGGRTYLLEINPNYVVRSTDDKLNVIDARWIDTSSGLFIDITAVRKDDERRENDREPGALMCKDGHRFDETEIFPLRNSYFEDVPVKIPFEYVRLLKKEYGSKSMTASVFQGYHFNQQTQVWDKMSRKRHFGRRETDIPVRTTPLGRLFRG, encoded by the exons ATGTGGTCTTCGACGCCCCGTTTGATTCTCGGCCTCTATGGGTTATTATCTGCTGTTGGATCGGCAAGCGCCGATGTCGATTTCATGAGTGTGCGACCTGATATGGTCAAGGATTACTCCGGAAAAGGGGGAGAACCGGGAGAGAAATACTTCA AGGAATCTAG CTTCCACTACCACTATGATGGACG CTTCGCAGATGAACCTCTCTCCGAGGCGGAGACTGTTCCGCACCTGTCGGAACTCATCCGGACCTATCTCTCGACAATGGCAGACCTTGGGGCTGAAACCTGGATAATGCATGGAACTTTGCTGGCTTGGTGGTGGAACCAGAAG atctTTCCTTGGGACAACGATCTCGACGTTCAAATTTCCGAGCCGACCATCCATTTTCTTGCCGATTACTACAACATGACCGAGCACCACTTTGAGATTTCAGGCGTCGACGGCGGCCGAACCTATTTGCTGGAGATTAACCCGAACTATGTCGTCCGATCGACCGATGACAAGCTAAACGTGATCGATGCGCGGTGGATAGACACGTCGTCTGGGCTGTTTATCGATATTACGGCGGTACGCAAGGATGATGAGCGGAGGGAGAATGATCGCGAGCCTGGGGCGTTGATGTGCAAGGATGGCCATCGGTTTGAT GAAACCGAGATCTTCCCACTGCGGAACAGTTACTTCGAAGATGTTCCGGTCAAGATCCCGTTCGAATACGTTCGTCTACTAAAGAAAGAATACGGGTCGAAGTCGATGACTGCTTCCGTGTTCCAAGG ATACCATTTCAACCAACAGACTCAAGTATGGGATAAGATGAG CCGGAAGAGGCACTTTGGGCGACGGGAGACCGACATTCCCGTTCGAACTACGCCCCTCGGGCGCCTGTTCAGGGGTTGA
- a CDS encoding uncharacterized protein (BUSCO:EOG0926146A;~COG:S;~EggNog:ENOG410PH0F;~InterPro:IPR007941,IPR029058;~PFAM:PF05277;~TransMembrane:3 (o511-529i591-622o634-658i)) translates to MSSVSSPAVDHSVDHPADQPHISQPSNTPTPSAPAAATESTTTSDNAATQKENVRPGGGQSATEQAAGSGQVIESKVEEFDDFGLPIRVHPKRESSESEEVFHEVDESHGNADDSGDVSNREGQATAPEGSSTNHKLEEEPQGAANEVNKDPSLPSATSVPEDHGHSPEQVPETSTASEKRALSDYPSHPSQEEPPPPYTESPAQENHDNSADRSSMQKKRASVKPSEWSHQRLYVAGQSDDDSEEEEDDGGWKEMPALGEFDYYDDYGRLVARGAKQEDNEAVYSGLGGAGKGYTRVQFDEDAQSATSLDEDTSYLFKDSADTAAGVEEELRDRVSQMQATKDLLTESQRIAYVGVTRLTIHQMTLDMNKLPAIKGTRKARQAGIDAMRKWGQAMMARLYSHMEIDTAEQVMIEQLAEHGVQPADLVRPLMSNARVANPLADEPDTPKKSVSSPSSPRLREDYRSSISTERDRSSRSTSPPPYETHEGEDLPEVRTPSQLPTSAKIDIDLRWTVLCDLFLVLIADSAYDARSRTLLERVGASMEVSWLQIARFEKRVIDALEMQEAAEKETWDESEHMEKRRKMALKRKYMVMGLATVGGGLVIGLSAGLLAPVIGAGIAAGFTTVGITGTSAFLGGAGGTALIASGATLTGSTIGLRASQRRTGPVQTFEYRPLHNNKRVNLIITVAGWMTGKVDDVRLPFSTVDPIMGDLYSVLWEPEMLRSMGDTINILATEALTQGLQQVLGQTVLVALMASLQLPLVLTKLSYLIDNPWNVSLTRANAAGLILADSLRDHNLGKRPVTLLGYSLGSRVIFSCLKELADKGAHGLVQNVYLFGSPIVANRDEYLKARSVVSGRFVNGFASNDWILGYLFRATSGGIMRVAGLAPVEGVPGLENFDVTKIVNGHMDYRAAIPRLLKEVGWEVLSEEFAEIEDPDPENHAERQRELIREIDEARREAEQKPEKKRFGLFKRGKLAQKKGWETYDVERNNAIRRGSSDTNGSGTVLFDIDAIRAELASESIEVKQLESTLPPMKLDLSSPASPAPSAPASTGKELKSPETPAPPARASPGTLREYSPTRDAHTPAHQEEAVEMTFDTSFHDTPPRSQSSFEPAASHDVHPTRPELRSSLTMPALGASTLGAMALEPNAWAEHDFGHGEEEIQMTFE, encoded by the exons ATGAGCTCAGTTTCCAGCCCGGCTGTTGACCATTCTGTCGACCATCCTGCCGATCAGCCACATATCTCACAACCCTCCAATACTCCGACTCCCTCCGCTCCAGCTGCGGCCACCGAAAGCACCACTACCTCCGACAATGCTGCCACACAGAAAGAGAATGTCAGACCGGGTGGAGGACAATCTGCAACAGAGCAGGCCGCTGGTTCGGGCCAGGTTATAGAGTCCAAAGTGGAGGAGTTTGACGACTTTGGTTTGCCGATCCGCGTGCATCCTAAGAGGGAGTCGTCCGAGAGCGAGGAAGTATTTCACGAAGTGGATGAATCACACGGGAATGCGGATGATAGTGGCGATGTGAGCAACCGAGAAGGTCAAGCAACTGCTCCCGAGGGTTCCAGCACGAATCAcaagctggaggaagagcctcAGGGAGCGGCAAACGAAGTAAATAAGGACCCGTCATTGCCGTCTGCGACATCTGTGCCCGAGGATCATGGTCACTCTCCCGAGCAAGTCCCAGAGACTTCCACGGCTAGCGAAAAGCGTGCTCTTTCCGATTACccatctcatccttcccAAGAGGAACCCCCACCGCCGTACACGGAGAGTCCTGCTCAGGAGAATCATGATAACAGTGCCGATCGGTCCTCTATGCAGAAGAAGCGTGCATCTGTGAAGCCTTCCGAATGGTCTCATCAGCGACTCTATGTGGCCGGGCAGTCAGATGATGAtagcgaggaagaagaggacgatgGGGGTTGGAAAGAAATGCCCGCTTTGGGAGAATTCGATTATTATGATGACTATGGCCGTCTGGTTGCCCGTGGTGCGAAGCAGGAGGATAACGAAGCTGTGTACAGTGGTCTAGGTGGTGCAGGAAAGGGTTACACTCGCGTGCAGTTTGACGAAGATGCCCAATCAGCAACTAGCTTGGATGAAGATACAAGCTATCTTTTCAAGGATTCCGCCGACACTGCGGCTGGTGTagaggaggagctgcgcgATCGCGTGAGCCAAATGCAGGCGACAAAAGATCTTCTAACTGAGAGCCAGAGAATCGCTTATGTTGGGGTGACCAGGCTGACTATTCATCAAATGACATTGGACATGAACAAGCTCCCCGCCATCAAGGGCACACGCAAGGCAAGGCAGGCTGGTATCGATGCCATGCGGAAGTGGGGGCAAGCAATGATGGCCAGGCTCTATTCTCACATGGAAATCGACACCGCGGAGCAGGTGATGATAGAGCAATTGGCTGAACATGGCGTGCAGCCGGCTGACCTTGTCCGACCGCTAATGAGTAACGCTCGTGTTGCGAATCCATTGGCGGATGAGCCCGATACACCAAAGAAGTCGGTGTCCTCGCCTTCATCCCCTAGACTCAGGGAGGACTACCGGAGTAGCATATCCACCGAAAGGGACAGGTCCTCCCGATCAACTTCCCCTCCACCATATGAAACCCACGAAGGGGAGGACTTGCCAGAGGTCCGGACCCCATCGCAGCTGCCCACTTCCGCGAAGATCGACATTGATCTCCGATGGACTGTGCTCTGCGATTTGTTCCTCGTCCTCATTGCAGACTCGGCCTATGATGCGCGGTCACGGACATTGCTGGAAAGGGTTGGTGCTTCGATGGAGGTGTCATGGCTGCAAATTGCCCGCTTCGAAAAGCGGGTCATCGATGCTCTCGAAATGCAGGAGGCTGCAGAAAAGGAGACATGGGACGAGTCGGAGCATATGGAGAAGCGGCGGAAGATGGCCCTCAAGCGCAAGTATATGGTTATGGGCTTAGCCACTGTCGGAGGTGGCCTGGTGATAGGCCTTTCGGCTGGCTTGTTGGCCCCGGTCATCGGCGCTGGTATAGCCGCTGGATTCACCACCGTCGGGATCACGGGGACGAGCGCGTTTTTGGGCGGTGCTGGAGGTACGGCGTTGATTGCCTCCGGCGCTACCTTGACTGGAAGTACCATTGGTCTGAGGGCTTCTCAAAGACGGACTGGCCCTGTTCAGACGTTCGAATATCGCCCCTTGCATAATAACAAGCGAGTCAACCTGATTATCACCGTCGCTGGTTGGATGACAGGAAAGGTGGATGACGTCCGATTGCCTTTCAGTACGGTTGATCCCATCATGGGTGATTTATACTCAGTCTTGTGGGAGCCTGAGATGCTCCGAAGTATGGGTGACACTATTAACATTCTCGCTACGGAG GCTTTGACCCAGGGGTTGCAACAGGTCCTTGGCCAGACAGTTCTAGTTGCCCTGATGGCTTCACTGCAACTCCCACTCGTCCTGACCAAGCTGTCCTATTTGATCGACAATCCTTGGAACGTATCGCTTACACGCGCAAATGCGGCCGGACTGATTTTGGCTGACTCGCTGCGAGACCACAATCTGGGAAAGAGGCCAGTGACTCTTCTCGGATATTCACTTGGCTCGCGAGTCATCTTCTCTTGCTTGAAGGAGCTTGCAGACAAGGGCGCGCATGGGCTAGTTCAGAACGTGTATCTCTTCGGGTCCCCGATTGTGGCCAACCGAGATGAGTACCTCAAAGCCCGCAGCGTGGTGTCTGGGCGGTTTGTCAATGGATTCGCTTCCAACGACTGGATCTTAGGGTATCTTTTCCGCGCCACGAGCGGTGGTATCATGCGGGTGGCTGGTCTTGCACCAGTAGAGGGCGTTCCCGGCTTGGAGAACTTCGATGTCACCAAGATTGTGAATGGCCATATGGACTATCGTGCAGCAATTCCTCGGCTGTTGAAGGAAGTCGGCTGGGAAGTTCTGAGCGAAGAGTTCGCCGAGATTGAGGATCCTGATCCCGAGAACCACGCTGAGCGGCAAAGGGAGCTGATCCGTGAGATTGATGAGGCGCGACGAGAGGCTGAGCAAAAGCCGGAAAAGAAGCGGTTTGGTTTGTTCAAGCGCGGAAAGTTGGCGCAGAAGAAAGGCTGGGAAACGTACGACGTTGAACGGAACAATGCGATACGCCGGGGCTCCAGCGATACCAACGGCTCCGGAACGGTGCTCTTTGATATCGACGCTATTCGAGCCGAGCTAGCCTCGGAAAGTATCGAAGTCAAGCAGCTTGAATCCACACTTCCTCCGATGAAATTAGACTTGAGTTCACCAGCAAGCCCGGCTCCATCTGCTCCTGCTTCCACCGGCAAAGAGCTGAAGAGCCCTGAAACTCCAGCGCCTCCGGCTCGTGCGTCTCCTGGGACACTCCGCGAATACAGCCCTACTCGTGACGCACACACGCCTGCACATCAAGAGGAAGCAGTAGAGATGACCTTCGATACGTCCTTCCACGATACCCCTCCCCGTTCTCAGTCGTCCTTCGAGCCCGCCGCCTCTCACGATGTACACCCCACAAGGCCTGAGCTTCGGTCTTCCCTTACGATGCCGGCCCTTGGGGCCAGCACTTTAGGCGCGATGGCTCTGGAGCCAAATGCTTGGGCCGAGCACGACTTTGGCcacggcgaagaagagattcAGATGACATTCGAGTGA
- a CDS encoding putative C6 transcription factor (COG:K;~EggNog:ENOG410PHTN;~InterPro:IPR007219;~PFAM:PF04082;~go_function: GO:0003677 - DNA binding [Evidence IEA];~go_function: GO:0008270 - zinc ion binding [Evidence IEA];~go_process: GO:0006351 - transcription, DNA-templated [Evidence IEA]) encodes MMGFYSGSTPFHTHYTISYRRDPRIPFLWNTWLENVAPLIPIVHKASARQLFTTASQDPNSLDKNFEALFLAMCMVAIISMSPSQCSVHLGEERDVLVKRYRFAVEQALSKADLLNTQNITLLQAVVIFLIGVRREDDTKFVWSMTALVLRLAQGLGLHRDGTNFGLKPYETEMRRRLWWHICLLDIRAAEDHGSDAQIHERLYDTRLPLNINDEDITPDMKEPPKERVGWTEMTFCLIRCDITVAVRRVSYTCPNAPFISATRQLNPDNCSKVIRAINDRIEDRYIKHCDMNIPIQWVCATIGRLILTKLWLVIHHPMTRPERGLTLSHANRESLFATSVEVAEFQRLLDGDVKTYKWSWLFATNMQWHAIAFVLSELCVRPLSPLTDRAWKCVSTLYTEWIKNSKQRKGMLWRPLSRLMKRATAFRAKQEEMRAQMSSGMIAAHDVTAPNCPGVSIIQPPVLPRALDFQASPTTQENEPLHGVSENGGLDFDLRDGPVSVIKDLFPDTDWLNPATAASIQQQEGSGASIDTLVRPAEPSATQQMPNANLNWEEWDQVMTDFQMDLQASNTQNPFGNALDWLA; translated from the coding sequence ATGATGGGTTTTTATTCGGGTTCTACTCCGTTTCACACTCACTACACGATTTCCTACCGCCGAGATCCCAGAATTCCCTTCTTATGGAATACCTGGTTGGAAAATGTGGCGCCCTTGATACCAATCGTTCATAAAGCAAGCGCCAGGCAACTATTCACTACAGCTTCCCAAGATCCAAACAGCTTGGATAAGAACTTTGAGGCACTATTCCTTGCAATGTGCATGGTCGCGATTATCAGCATGTCGCCCAGCCAGTGCTCAGTTCACctgggagaagagagggatgTGCTTGTCAAGCGATACCGGTTCGCAGTCGAGCAGGCGCTTTCCAAAGCGGATCTCTTGAATACTCAAAATATCACTCTCCTACAGGCTGTGGTCATATTCTTGATAGGCGTTCGTCGAGAAGATGACACCAAATTTGTCTGGTCTATGACAGCGCTTGTTCTTCGCCTTGCGCAAGGGCTGGGTCTTCATCGTGACGGCACGAACTTCGGCCTGAAGCCTTATGAAACGGAGATGCGCCGACGACTGTGGTGGCACATCTGTTTGTTGGACATCCGGGCAGCAGAGGATCACGGATCTGATGCGCAGATTCATGAGCGATTGTACGATACTCGACTGCCACTGAATATCAATGACGAGGACATCACGCCGGACATGAAGGAGCCTCCTAAGGAGAGAGTAGGCTGGACTGAAATGACATTTTGCCTGATTCGCTGCGATATTACAGTTGCTGTGCGTCGAGTCAGTTACACTTGTCCGAACGCCCCTTTCATTTCGGCAACCCGACAGCTCAACCCTGATAACTGCTCCAAGGTGATTCGGGCGATTAACGACCGCATTGAGGACCGATATATAAAACACTGTGACATGAATATCCCGATTCAGTGGGTCTGCGCGACAATTGGTCGCCTCATCCTGACCAAACTCTGGCTTGTCATTCATCATCCGATGACCCGACCTGAACGGGGCTTAACGTTGAGCCACGCAAATCGCGAGAGCTTGTTTGCTACTTCAGTGGAGGTGGCTGAGTTCCAGCGACTGCTGGATGGCGACGTCAAGACGTACAAATGGAGCTGGCTCTTTGCCACGAACATGCAATGGCATGCCATCGCCTTTGTGCTGTCAGAGCTTTGTGTCCGCCCACTCAGTCCTCTTACCGACCGGGCATGGAAATGCGTGAGCACCCTATATACAGAGTGGATTAAGAACAGCAAGCAGCGGAAAGGCATGCTCTGGCGTCCGCTTTCCCGCTTAATGAAGCGAGCAACCGCGTTCAGAGCCAAGCAAGAGGAGATGCGCGCGCAGATGAGTTCCGGCATGATTGCAGCTCACGATGTCACTGCCCCGAATTGCCCTGGAGTCTCAATTATACAGCCCCCAGTCCTGCCCCGAGCACTGGACTTCCAGGCTTCACCAACAACCCAAGAGAATGAACCCTTGCATGGTGTGTCTGAGAACGGCGGACTCGACTTCGATCTGCGCGACGGGCCAGTTAGCGTGATCAAAGATTTATTCCCTGACACGGACTGGCTGAACCCTGCTACAGCAGCCAGCAtacagcagcaggagggcTCGGGCGCGTCGATAGACACGCTAGTGAGGCCGGCGGAGCCGAGCGCGACCCAGCAGATGCCTAATGCGAATCTCAACTGGGAAGAATGGGATCAGGTCATGACTGATTTCCAGATGGACCTGCAAGCGTCCAATACGCAGAATCCTTTTGGCAATGCCCTGGACTGGCTTGCTTAA
- a CDS encoding RTC4 family protein (COG:S;~EggNog:ENOG410PQHZ;~InterPro:IPR028094,IPR039024;~PFAM:PF14474): MVLQTRPKPNSSYASNRLTRQSGPSQSLLSTFRNSNGKDERPKPLKPEPATDDEPISSSDEDDVVNEDDSEPETRTRVSGPSLDEKLAKSRSQTTPRAPRQQRGSDTKNSTPATGRKRTSREMVNDDADEDKDEGFFASFRELDNGNKRRKSRGYQSRKSLVNSSQSPAGSVRTPKASKESKSMSNGPKTKGKEFKVPRDIEDEARASSPKPEFKQPPPMPEPNDMISSSSHATSSALDAAVFDDDDSSVGTPLSTASSSFMNELSQYGEAALLDEPAVCPWCKAPVDPGALLRFRAQPKQRMREQRQFCDSHKQTSAEQEWREKGYPEIDWDTFDERIAQHFADLETVMVPESTSFYRNSLDTALKTGQAKNFRLSLDGDGLEKISCGYYGTRGAGKMLQAITSRYGRRLRRLAADDQIVKMAGPVGYAQQVLVPELAVRLVKEDMGVNEETARQILRETIDIGEKVNFALNDKVPVPEESEDEVQ; encoded by the exons ATGGTCCTGCAAACCCGACCCAAACCCAACTCCAGCTACGCCTCCAACCGACTCACTCGACAATCCGGCCCCAGccaatccctcctctccaccttccgAAACAGCAACGGCAAAGATGAGCGTCCGAAACCCCTGAAACCGGAGCCCGCGACGGACGACGAGCCCATTAGCTCTagcgatgaagacgatgtcgTGAACGAGGACGATTCCGAGCCGGAAACCCGCACACGAGTCTCGGGCCCTAGCTTGGATGAGAAGCTCGCCAAGAGCAGATCGCAAACAACGCCGCGCGCCCCGCGCCAACAAAGAGGGAGCGATACAAAGAACAGTACCCCAGCAACGGGCCGCAAACGGACCTCGCGTGAGATGGTAAACGATGACGCGGATGAAGATAAGGATGAGGGGTTTTTCGCCTCGTTTCGCGAATTGGACAATGGGAATAAGCGACGCAAGAGTCGCGGGTATCAGTCGAGGAAGTCGTTGGTGAACTCGTCGCAGTCGCCGGCGGGGAGTGTCAGAACGCCGAAGGCTTCGAAGGAGAGCAAGAGTATGAGTAATGGGCCAAAGACGAAGGGCAAGGAGTTCAAGGTTCCCAGGGATATTGAGGACGAGGCGCGTGCGTCGAGCCCCAAGCCTGAATTcaagcagcctcctccgatGCCTGAGCCTAATGATATGATCTCAAGCTCTTCACATGCTACTTCGTCTGCTCTGGATGCGGCGgtctttgatgatgatgattcctCGGTCGGCACGCCGCTTAGTACGGCGTCGTCTAGCTTCATGAATGAGCTCTCGCAGTATGGAGAAGCGGCGCTGCTAGATGAGCCGGCCGTGTGTCCGTGGTGCAAAGCGCCTGTGGACCCGGGGGCGCTGTTGCGATTCCGCGCGCAACCGAAACAGCGCATGCGCGAACAGCGACAATTCTGTGACTCTCATAAGCAGACTTCTGCGGAGCAGGagtggagggagaagggataTCCGGAAATCGACTGGGATACGTTCGATGAGCGAATCGCTCAGCATTTCGCGGACCTGGAGACGGTCATGGTGCCGGAGAGTACCTCTTTCTACCGGAATAGTCTGGACACGGCGTTGAAGACCGGACAGGCTAAGAACTTTCGCCTTTCGCTGGACGGAGACGGATTGGAAAAGATCTCTTGTGGATATTACGGGACTCGAGGGGCAGGGAAAAT GCTACAAGCGATCACCTCGCGATACGGGCGGAGGCTCCGTCGGCTAGCGGCCGATGATCAGATTGTGAAGATGGCTGGGCCCGTCGGATATGCGCAGCAGGTGTTGGTGCCAGAGTTGGCGGTGCGACTGGTCAAGGAGGACATGGGGGTGAATGAGGAGACGGCACGGCAGATTCTCCGCGAAACAATTGATattggggagaaggtgaacTTTGCCTTGAATGACAAGGTGCCGGTGCCGGAGGAatctgaagatgaggtgCAGTGA